A segment of the Lycium ferocissimum isolate CSIRO_LF1 chromosome 5, AGI_CSIRO_Lferr_CH_V1, whole genome shotgun sequence genome:
tctgCTTTGGCTTGACAGAGGAAAATCAATTGTTTAAAGTCGAAACGAAAAAAATACCTCTGATATAAAATTGATCACACATCTGCCTGAAGGAATAGTGGTCTCCAGTACCAGTATCATAGTTGTCCTCGAACACAAGATGCCTAAACCCAGCTTTTAGTGCTTGCTTCAGCCTGTCAATCAAAGTTCAAAATCCAAAGGGATAACAATGAGACGCATTTGCAAAAGAATTGGCAATTGGCAAAGCCATAGCATCAGTGATAAAGTGACTTAAGGAATTACTTCTTTAACAAAACCCAAAATAAAGAACTTGCATGATACAGAAGTTACAATACCTTTTCAATTCATTTTGATGGTCATCAAAAAAGACAAGAACCTGGCTGAGATCCTTGATTCCATGCTTCTTCATAACTTTCCGCCAATCAACATTTCCAAAATCAACAAAGTCTTTTCCAGCGAAGTATGTGCAATTCCCGTCAACATAAGCAGGTCCTTTCTTGAGATACTTCTCAGGATGACGCGGTGTAAGTGAGATGATTGGTGCATCTGGCATTGCTTGTCTCAAGACCCAAGTTGAGTGTCCCTTGAATGCACCACTCTCAATCATCAACTCTGGTTTTAACCACCGAGTGATAAACCAGAGCCCGAAGCTGTGGTCAAAACCCATACCATACATGTTATTCTTGATAGGCCGTGTCTCATATATGGGCACAAACTCCTCCAGACCTTTGATTAAATCCTTCGTGGTCCATTCAACAGTTTTCCCATGTTTCGATCTGCCTTTTGACAAgagttaaaattaattaaaggtGCATTGGATCATGCGAATTTCATTGCTCAATGATTGAGTTGAAAATATTCAAATAGCTATCACTGATTTTCATTCTTATTGCAGTAAACCCGGCATGTTTTACAGATAAAGAACACATGAATAACCTTTGACATTCCACAAAACGGGAATGACATCTACataaatgaaatagacatgaatACACACATCTCTAAACATTTGTTGACCATAGACCAAAAGTGCCGCTTAAGACatgatttaataaaaaaatggatAAGGAAACAATTACCAAAAGTGAAGCCTGCTATAATTGGTCAAGCTTATGCCACACTTGTCATCCATCATGAATACTAAAACGAAGGAgcatatatatgaaataaataaaaaagtctTGGTCTTGAAACTAGATGTATGATTTCTGGACATGGGAATAACATTTTCAACTACAGTAATGTCTTGAAACTATATGTGCAAATTCTGGATATGTGAGCATTCCATCATAACAATGAACTTCCACTATTAAATAGACAAACTATCAAATAGATAAAAACGACAATCAGTTCCAACTTAAATGACTCTTAACACACATAAATCCCTCCATTAACATCACATGCAGTATCACTCTTGTCCTGTTTGAATCAAGCCATTGGAGGTTAATCCAGATACTTTCACCTTGATAAATACTACAGATGAACCATGCACAACTGGTAAACCGTAGCtttaaatttcataaatcaaTAAAATCTCATAGAAAACAAATGTATGAAGGAAATCCAGCCAAATAGAATGTGCTCAATTGAATCCATTTACCCTAAACACAAAATACACACTAAAACGCAAATCTCAACAAGTAAAAAAAGAAACCAGATCTGAATATAAACACTAAAATCGGAAACGCAAATGAACTTACACCAGGGAACACCTAGAGATCCGAAATCCGTTTCAAGTCCATCAAAACCAAAAAATCGCAACCGTGAAAGATGATCTGAATTCGAAGCGGAGATACAAACTAAGTCACGTGTATGATAAACGAAAGAAGTAACCACAACAATCACAAGCCCTATTAAAAGGCATGGCCATAAATGTCCAGTTCGAATCAAGTAATTTGTGATTCTCGTGCCTAGGGATATGTGCTTCCGTGTTTTGGATTCGTCATCGCCGTCGTCACTTACCGGCGCCGCCCTACGAGAAGAGAGCACACGTTCTAGCATCGTCGTCCTCAATGTGCTCTACTCAACACTCTTCACTCTATGCTTGTTTACTCTGCAAACGAATCCTTTTTTATTTGCTCGACACGGAACTTCGATTACAACTCCAAGTCTCAATGCACTCAAAGTGTGGCCGAGCTTAAGTGAAAAATTTACACTTTGACCACTAAACCTTTATATGTTCATCCACAATGCCCCCTAAATTATTTAGTAGGCGTTAACTTCAACTCCATATCATgattataaatttcaaatcatgcctttttggatgatttagaattttaaatcccgattttaaattattttaaatgtaaaatttgatccataagtttatattttataaaaaagattcataagttggtagatatatttaccaatcatttatatcaaatattaaaagatctgCAAAttggtagtatatttataacaaagtTACTCTTACCAACCATTTAACAACTGCATCTACTTATACAACTCATgtttaatttctctttttattgaactaaagttcgaTAACTTGATGTTTGTATCTTtgagaaaggtcttctagtagcgtattaaattttattatgaacaataatttgctcatttggtaagttTAAATAAGAATTAggaaagttttgatgattttcacaacttgtgtgttttttatgtctatgagaaaaaatacaacttaagaaatctaaattgcatatccaaacaaaacttcaacttcaaatcatcatggtttcaaatcatcatgatttcaaatcactgattttatattatgatttcaaatcacTGATTTCATATCAAATTTTCTTAGTTATAGAGCTCATGACTAAATACATCACTGtttgaaatattaaaaattattcgTATCATATTTATACCTTAAGGATCAAATGGAACCAAAGTAGGagcattttaattattttctgaCCTCTCCTAACTCAAAAATTTTAAGTGGTTTCTTAAGCTTGGAGATGGGTTCAAAATTAAAGTATGCTCTGAATAGTTTTATTCCTAAGTTTGCAAAAGTGAGCCATTTTTGGTCATgttcaaatatttaacaaaatatgTTCATCAGATTTGACAAGAATTGTTAAAAAAGAATTTAGCGGAATTCTATTTGGAGGTAcagtttttgcaattttttttttttatataacatTCGAGTATGATACATCTTTTTATGTGCAATTTATGTTAGGTTTGATCTGTTTTTTGGTATCTAGTTTGTTTTTATGTTGCAGTTTTTAGGATTTGATGACGCTTTTCTAGTGTTTAAGGTTCGATTTCTTTTTACAGTTTTCATCAAATCTAACAGATAAAATATGTCAAATATTTAATGGAGATCAAAAGTGCTCacttttaataaatttaaaggACAAAAACTGTTCAAATCATACTTTAGAGATTATTTTAAAGCTTCCCCTAAACATAACAGACCCTTTTGTAATTTTCTCAAGTTTCAAGCTAAAACTACACATGTTTGTCAAAATTTCATTCTTCCGGCTGGTGATTTTATTTAGAGTGCCACCGCCATCAAACAAGATAAACGAATGATAGCTTACAAGTCTTTTTTAAGGTGCGACACTTACCATTTGCAACTCACTGTTAATCTTTTCATTGTTTCCATGAATTAAAGATTTAATACGTAGCATTTTAACCAATTATCTTCCACAGAGTCGATCTTGCTTGGAAATTCACAACAAAAATTCATGTAATACCGAAGTGCACACAACACTTCCACTTCCAGGTACAATTTTTTGTATTGAAAATCAAGGTTTTTCTTTAACGTTTGGGCATATTTTCCATTTAAATTATTGATAAGTGTTAATCAAGGAAACGAAAAGGTAATTGGTGAAATTGCGGCCCTTAGTCGAAGTTTGGAGAGGTTTGCaaccgttcacttttacttgtcagaGTTGTCACGTTTCGCTTATCGAGATTCATTttgactaattttcaaaattaaattaaattagattaatttaatattttaaaattaaaatagatgTTCGAAAACTATATACTTACCTTATCggaaaaaaaagtttgaaaacTATACGAAAAATACAATAAGTTGCAATTCTAATATGATAACAagatacatcttaaaatgttggtctAGATTCCGTagtttgactctcgagaagCGAAACGTGATAAGTAAAGTGAAGGGAGGGAGTAATTACTACGTAATAGAAGTTGCACAATTTATTGGGTGATGTAATTGTTGCAGAGGTGTCTTTTTTCTTGCGGTTATAAATCTGGGACACATATTGAAGGAGCTTTAGGTGTTGCCATGGACCGGAAAAAGCAGAAAATGGTTGCCAAAACATGGAGACCAGTTTCTACCCAATCAATGTCTATTGAAGGTGAGTGttttcacttcttgatattaaatTGAGGTGTATCAGTAGTTCTAGTCTTTGTACTTTCATGTTGCTGTTGGAAATTCTTCGGTATTACAACCACACCTAATATCCAAATAATTGAACGATAATATATTGTTATATCAGGAAAAGGTTTTTATAGAGAAGCTGTTGATCATTATGTATATGATCTATGTAAATTGCACTGTAAAAGATGTAGAAGATTAATATTGGAAGTTCAAGTAATGTATTGCTATATCAGGAATAGGTTGTATAAAGCAGTTGTTGATC
Coding sequences within it:
- the LOC132055437 gene encoding uncharacterized protein LOC132055437, which produces MLERVLSSRRAAPVSDDGDDESKTRKHISLGTRITNYLIRTGHLWPCLLIGLVIVVVTSFVYHTRDLVCISASNSDHLSRLRFFGFDGLETDFGSLGVPWCRSKHGKTVEWTTKDLIKGLEEFVPIYETRPIKNNMYGMGFDHSFGLWFITRWLKPELMIESGAFKGHSTWVLRQAMPDAPIISLTPRHPEKYLKKGPAYVDGNCTYFAGKDFVDFGNVDWRKVMKKHGIKDLSQVLVFFDDHQNELKRLKQALKAGFRHLVFEDNYDTGTGDHYSFRQMCDQFYIRGGGHSCFKDSDEGRIRSRRKKFWEKAVDIEELCGPGEAWWGVRGQMRDDFNHSNKAISYAEHFKNSRFVESVLDIYWELPPVAGPSLTHQTRYDPARASSPIVEDGRYGLFRRLGLSGLEASVFNGYTQMVYLQVSQE